ATATCTGCAAATATTGATAAATTAATTGACAGTCTGGAAAAACAAGGGAAACGAGATAGAGTACATTTGTGGAATTATTCTCTGGAACTGCCCGGTGAAATGGATACTGTAATGGAGGTCGCCAAAGATACACCCGAAAAACTGAATTTCCTTGGTTGTTATTATGCTTTGCAGTTCCTTCAGATGAATTTGCGAATGATTGATATTACCAAGCTGGAACTTGCCATACAGGCTGACCGATTGACTGTTACTAAGGGGCTAATGTTAGAAGCCGGCAGGATGTTTCGTTTTCTTACTAAATGTTATATGGAGCGTCTTCTAAACATTTTTCTTGATAAAGATAATATCCCGGAATTTGTGATGCTTAGTGTTGGCACAAGAGCCGATCAGGATGATATTGACCTTGGTATTATATATGAAGGTTCGGATGATTCCAATAATCTGAATCGGGCAATAGGACGATTATCAAACGAAATGTTTAAGAAAGCAACCAGGCTGCATTTCCACCTTTCTGAACATGTAGGTAAAAACAGCTTAGCCGCCACTCTTGATGAATATGAAGAGATTTTTGAAAAAAATATCTATAATTTTGTGATTATAACCGAAATGCTTGGAGCCGCAACGATTCTCGGCAGTTTTCAACTTTACGAGCAGTTTAAGAAAAGAGTAACTAACCGTTTCTATTATTCGATAACTACCAAAGAAAACCGTTATCACGAGGGCTACCTGAGAGGTATAATGGGCGAGATTAATTCGCTTCTTAATGGCTTGAGGCCAGAGGAAGTGATAAACCCTAAGGATGAAGGTCTTCGCCCTGTAAAGAGCTTACTTTCTGCCCTAAAGCTTGTTTATGGGGTCGATAAAACTAATGCCTGGGATATTATCGATGGTTTGAAAATTAGGAATCAAGAACGCCTTAAACAATATAAAGATCTCGAACAAGCTTTGAGTTTCCTCGAACTTTTTCGCCATCAATATCAAATTATGGTGGTTCAGGAGGAAGATATTAATCTTAGCGAACCGGGCATAGAAAATCAAGTTGCAAAGATTGCCGAGATTATGGGTTATAAAAAGAAGGGCGTGGTTTCAGCCAAAGATTTCATGCTGGTAAATTATTATGAACACTTGGATAAATGCGTAAAAGCAGCCGAGATTTTAACTGATGACTTGAAAAAACATCTCCATCGGATAAGTGTATTCAAGCCGATTTTTTCATTAAGCAGCGATAGAAAGCTTGGCTATGAGGGCAATCTCGCTTTAGATTTCGCTTTTTCAACAAGGTTCTTTAAGGGTATTACATACTGGGATGATTTTTTAGAAGAACTTCGCGATGAAAACAGCATCTTCTATGAAGGGTTCATTGAAAGCTATTTAGCTCTTGATGAAAAAGTGGCGAGGAAAATTACTTTGGTTTTTATTGCCGGCATCAAATATGACCCGTCCTCGGTATTACGATTTTTAGTTATTATTGGCGAACGAGCTAAATCCGACGGTGACAAGAAAGTATTTAAAATGATGAGCGATCAGTTCCTGAATGAACTTAGCGAGGCTCCCGATGCTTCCACTTCACTAACTTATTTAGTGTATAGTTATCCTGGTTATCTTAATAGTTATCTGGCTTTAATAAACTGGAACGCTCTTGATAAATTTAACCAGATTATTCAGAAAAAGCCGGCGCTTCCCGAACTTCATCCTATCTATGACCAACTTCTGGCTCTGGGCAATATTCATTATCAGAGCAGTCATTTTTTCAAACGGCATTTTCTGCGAATTCTTAATAAAAACCCGATGTTTATCGCAAACCTCCATCAAAACGAAAAGCTTAAAGAAATCACCAGTAGTTTCTACAGCGATTTAACTACCCTGCCTACTCTTGATGAACGTATCGAACTGCTTGGCGATTATTACGACCTTGAATTCGTCCGGGTTAGCTTGATGGCAATGAACGGCGCGCCATGCGAGGTTACCGATGCCGAGTTTGTCGAATTCAGCGATAATTATACTTTAACTTTATATGAGTACTGCCTTCAGAATGTGCATCTTTCTCTCGGCTACTCGATGCATACTCACGATCTCTTTGCAATTTATGCTACCGGCGGACATGCTCGTGAACAGGGGTTCGATGACGACTATGACATGATTGTTATTCTCGATTCGAATGATGAAGGAAAAATCGAGTATTGCAACAAAATTGTCGGTAAAATGAATTCCGAGATAGTCAAACGCGGAATACTTCCCCACCACAGATTTGCAGAACATTTCGGTTCATATGTGCTCAGTTTCGTTCAATTGGCAGACTACTTACAGGGAGAGGGCGAGAACATTTTTATCGATCAGTCGCAATTGTTGAGTTCACGGCGTTTGGTTGGTTCAAACAAACTTGAACGCAAATTAGAACAAGAGATAATCGATCCGTTTATTTTTGCCCGGGGACGGAAATATATCGAGTTTATGAAAAAAGAAATGAAGTCACGCCATGCCGCTGACAACGGCGACCTTAAAAACAATATAAAAGAATGCCAGGGTGGCCTCCGTGATATCGAGATGCTTTTATTAATGTATAAAACTAAACATCGGGTGCGCGACCCTCTATCCAGAAAATTCCTGCGTCGTCTGGTTGAAATTGAACCTCAGCAGGCTGATAAATTCAAATTCGTTGAGGATCATTTAAACTTCATTAAAAATATGCGTGATTTATACCGATTAAAAGTTGCCGCTCAAAATGTAATCAGCCAGGAATACTTGCCGCCAGTCGCCGCCAGTATGGGGTATGGGGATGACGCTGCTGCCGCTGAGAAACTGTACAAAATATACTTAGCTCGAATCGAAAATGCGGCGGTGATTATAAAACAATTGGTTGATGCTGTTTAAAGATTCAATTTTGATTTTTATAGCATTATAATTAATGCAATAACCGTTTGAAATAATGATACTATTAATGCCGCTATTCAAACGGATAATGAAACAGGCGTCTTATATTTATCGCTATTTTATTGCAATTTCATCTACTCGAAACACTTGATGTTATAACGTAAATTTTGTATCCTGCTATGGTGGTTAATTTATGTATATACTTGCTGATTATAAATGGCGGCGGTTCTTTGCCGCTTTATGCGGCAATAATGGAATCCCCCTCTTGAGAGAGGATTTAGGGGTGTGTTAAAAATCAGGGTAATAGGTCAGCATCAAATGAATAATCAAAACAAGGAGAAAGAATGGAAATTAAAAAAGTAGGCGTTTGCGGTTTTGGTCAGATGGGTTCGGGTATCACAGAAATTGTGGCTAAGGCCGGTTTCGAGGTAGTCGCCCGTGAGGTTAACTCCGACCTGGTAGATAAAGGTTTGGGAAGAGTTAATAAATCACTATCGAGAGCAGTTAAAAAAGGCAAGCTCGATGAAGCCGGTATGAAAACTATCCTCGATAGAATCAAAGGCACAACATCCCTTGCTGACTTTGCTGACTGCGATATTATCTGTGAGGCGATTATCGAGAATATCGATGAGAAGCTGAAGATTTGGAAAGAACTTGACGGCATTGTGAAAAAAGAGGCAATATTCGCCAGCAACACCTCCTCGCTTTCGATTACCGAGATGGGCGCGATTACTAACCGCCCCGATAAATTTTGCGGCCTTCACTTTTTCAACCCGGTGCCGGTTATGAAATTAGTTGAGGTCGTCAAGACAATCGCTACCTCGGATGAGACATACAGCGCGGCTAAGGCTTTCGGGGAAAAAGTCGGCAAGGTTGTTGTATCATGCAAAGATTCACCGGGATTCATTGTCAACCGTCTGTTAGTGCCATACCTATTTGATGCTATCCGCGCATATCAGGATGGCGTGGCGAGCAAAGAGGATATCGATAACGGCATGAAGCTTGGCTGCG
This window of the Candidatus Zixiibacteriota bacterium genome carries:
- a CDS encoding 3-hydroxybutyryl-CoA dehydrogenase; protein product: MKKVGVCGFGQMGSGITEIVAKAGFEVVAREVNSDLVDKGLGRVNKSLSRAVKKGKLDEAGMKTILDRIKGTTSLADFADCDIICEAIIENIDEKLKIWKELDGIVKKEAIFASNTSSLSITEMGAITNRPDKFCGLHFFNPVPVMKLVEVVKTIATSDETYSAAKAFGEKVGKVVVSCKDSPGFIVNRLLVPYLFDAIRAYQDGVASKEDIDNGMKLGCGHPMGPLELNDYIGLDTMYYIGEIFFNEFKDDHYAPPPLLKQMVKAGYLGRKTGRGFYDYSK